Proteins co-encoded in one Ooceraea biroi isolate clonal line C1 chromosome 9, Obir_v5.4, whole genome shotgun sequence genomic window:
- the LOC113562666 gene encoding uncharacterized protein LOC113562666 yields MTISLPKDKRIVILEHLRKFFNKQSCKIRDFARLIGTLNSICRTVAYGFVYIRDFERKKFLACIDSNNDYDVRMMLPTSLQPDFRWWLHRLRSPPIERPLLRRKFSHVIFSDASPSGWGASMGRKQTHGWWSDQDRDEHINFLELKAVEYALRSFVDNLHSRDILLRVDNTTAIAYINRGGSLRFPKLSALAKSIWQWCESRDLYLFASYIRSADNVVAERESRIVSVETEWEITSRSFDRGLEHFDPFDIDLFASYINAKCQTFVSWFPDPFATAIDAFTLDWSEFYFYTFPPFVLITKVLRKIVNDGAVPRCFSGSQMASSTVVPSFS; encoded by the coding sequence ATGACTATATCCTTACCAAAGGACAAGCGAATAGTTATACTTGAACATCTGCGCAAATTCTTCAATAAACAATCTTGCAAGATTCGAGATTTTGCAAGGCTCATAGGAACGCTAAATTCCATTTGCCGAACAGTTGCTTATGGTTTTGTATACATTCGAGACTTTGAGAGAAAAAAGTTCCTCGCTTGCATAGACTCTAATAATGATTACGACGTTCGTATGATGCTACCCACATCACTCCAGCCTGATTTCAGGTGGTGGCTGCACAGGTTGCGCTCCCCACCGATTGAACGACCGTTACTAAGACGAAAGTTTTCTCACGTAATCTTTTCAGATGCTTCACCTTCCGGTTGGGGTGCCTCTATGGGTAGGAAGCAAACGCACGGCTGGTGGTCCGACCAGGATAGAGATGAGCATATCAATTTTCTCGAATTGAAGGCTGTGGAATACGCCCTCCGTTCTTTCGTGGACAATCTCCACTCCCGAGACATATTACTCCGGGTCGATAATACGACAGCGATTGCTTACATCAACAGGGGCGGTTCTTTGCGATTTCCGAAACTTTCAGCTCTTGCAAAGTCGATTTGGCAATGGTGTGAGTCccgcgatttatatctttttgcaTCTTACATTCGATCTGCCGATAATGTCGTAGCCGAAAGAGAATCTCGAATCGTTTCGGTTGAAACCGAGTGGGAGATCACTTCCCGCTCTTTCGACAGGGGTTTAGAGCATTTCGATCCTTTCGACATCGACCTCTTTGCGTCCTATATCAACGCAAAATGCCAGACCTTCGTTTCTTGGTTTCCGGATCCGTTCGCGACCGCCATTGATGCTTTTACGCTAGATTGgagtgaattttatttttataccttTCCACCTTTCGTATTAATTACTAAAGTTTTACGGAAAATAGTCAATGATGGAGCAGTACCTAGGTGTTTTAGTGGTTCCCAGATGGCCAGCTCAACCGTGGTTCCcagtttttcataa